TTTGAATAAAGATTATAACTTTCAAAATCCATGATATTTCCTGATCGAAAATAAAAAACTGTTTATATTTGACAGGTTTAAGGAGAAGAATGATGAAGAATTTACTGAACATGAAAGACAACGAAGAAATGCTCAGAAGGATTTCTGAAGTTTCAATCAGTGACCGGCGGAACAAAACCGGCCGGTTTCAATCTTGACAAACAAACACTGATCGATATGGTGAAAGATTTTCCACAAAGTTACGGAGACGATGGCCCAAGAGAACACCCGTATTTTGGCAACCTTTCAAAAAAACAATGGAGCAGGCTGGCATATATTCATATTAATCACCACCTCAAACAATTTGGGAAGTAATTAAATAATAATCTATTTTGTTATCTCATCAAAGTTAGCTACTTTTCATATCTTAAAAGAATCCGTTCTTTATTAATCAGGAGCAAAAATGA
This genomic stretch from Bacteroidota bacterium harbors:
- a CDS encoding DUF1569 domain-containing protein; the protein is MVKDFPQSYGDDGPREHPYFGNLSKKQWSRLAYIHINHHLKQFGK